A DNA window from Scomber japonicus isolate fScoJap1 chromosome 14, fScoJap1.pri, whole genome shotgun sequence contains the following coding sequences:
- the mad2l1bp gene encoding MAD2L1-binding protein produces the protein MSLNAPFRLSHVSHDALRKYPARRFKTMAEDSNIIKLTNLNSIKLPTNTDTGSTSTVNNGDNATEKHVNTAEEPSMSCNVLKLQIVSDDSNRQITGKLSPPAVNTGVQVKNDTELEDTSVEHRFNSNQTIVNRAEDKENTVMSSSISTSAKIEPDKSIAHPNYIILFLVWTEITQEEDASGQKSLQHSSLTASKQHSNTEDNDAEVMRKVQEEGCVDVVLPGTVTQEGCCRFVSEILKCILYQRQQLPMTYDQLVYSQKKQQATMQDKDVVSRRPGQSVDMGLRKCQQTLQELEEVLQQLEVLFSLSRVPRVLLLMGGSLVLPKELYEINMEALILASGDQCLRVSSCLRQLFRTLFVADLLSDTRPVRLMPTTVLVLAHRDCGVGWFRPKLQFKVPTRVKNQIIALSTDPSICTETSAEGSDWQDYVWFQAPMTIKGFSN, from the exons ATGTCCCTGAACGCACCATTCAGGCTGAGCCAcgtttcccatgatgcactacGGAAATACCCGGCGCGGAGGTTCAAAACTATGGCTGAAGATTCAAATATAATAAAGCTAACAAATCTGAATTCAATTAAACTACCAACAAATACGGACACGGGAAGTACGTCCACGGTTAACAACGGAGACAATGCGACAGAAAAACACGTCAACACAGCCGAAGAACCGAGTATGTCCTGTAATGTCTTAAAGTTACAGATTGTTTCCGACGACTCAAACAGACAAATCACCGGAAAACTCTCACCGCCGGCTGTAAACACTGGAGTACAGGTGAAGAATGACACTGAGCTGGAAGATACCTCCGTTGAACATCGATTCAACTCCAACCAAACTATTGTGAACAGAgctgaagacaaagaaaacactgtcaTGTCCTCTTCAATCTCCACGTCTG CTAAAATTGAGCCAGACAAGTCTATTGCTCACCCTAATTACATTATTCTGTTCCTTGTTTGGACAGAAATCACCCAAGAAGAGGACGCTTCAGGTCAGAAGAGTTTGCAACATTCCAGTTTGACTGCTAGTAAACAACATAGTAACACCGAGGACAATGATGCTGAGGTAATGAGAAAAGTGCAGGAGGAAGGCTGTGTCGACGTGGTCCTCCCTGGCACTGTAACGCAGGAAGGCTGCTGCCGTTTCGTCAGCGAAATCCTCAAGTGTATTCTGTATCAGAGACAGCAGCTACCTATGACGTATGACCAGCTGGTGTACTCCCAGAAGAAACAACAAGCAACAATGCAG GATAAAGATGTAGTGAGCCGGAGGCCAGGGCAATCTGTAGACATGGGCTTGCGCAAGTGTCAGCAGACCCTCCAGGAGTTAGAGGAggtgctgcagcagctggaggtgCTATTTTCTCTTAGCAGAGTGCCCCGTGTTCTACTGCTAATGGGTGGCTCCCTCGTCCTCCCCAAAGAGCTGTACGAGATCAACATGGAGGCACTGATACTGGCCAGCGGAGATCAATGTCTTCGGGTATCATCGTGCTTAAGGCAACTCTTCCGCACTCTTTTTGTTGCTGACCTTTTGTCTGACACCAGACCTGTTCGTTTAATGCCCACCACAGTCTTAGTGCTGGCTCACAGGGATTGTGGTGTAGGCTGGTTCCGCCCTAAACTACAATTTAAAGTGCCAACTCGTGTAAAGAACCAAATTATTGCTCTGTCTACTGATCCCAGCATCTGTACGGAAACAAGTGCAGAGGGGTCAGACTGGCAAGATTATGTGTGGTTTCAGGCGCCCATGACTATTAAGGGCTTTAGTAACTGA